The following nucleotide sequence is from Pseudomonas putida S13.1.2.
ACCCAGGTGCGCTCACCCTCAGCGTTGATCAGGCTGTAGGTGTGGCTGCCAAAACCGTGCATATGGCGGTAGCCGTCCGGAATGCCACGGTCCGAGAACAGGATGGTGACCTGGTGCAGCGCCTCGGGAGAGTGCGACCAGAAGTCCCACATCATCTGGGCGTTCTTCAGGTTGGATTGCGGATGGCGCTTCTGGGTGTGGATAAAGTCCGGGAACTTCAGCGGGTCGCGAATGAAGAACACCGGCGTGTTGTTACCCACGATGTCCCAGTTGCCTTCCTCGGTGTAGAACTTGACGGCAAAGCCACGAGGGTCGCGTTCGGTGTCTGCAGAGCCACGTTCGCCACCGACAGTGGAGAAACGCAGAAAGGTTTCGGTTTGCTTGCCGACCTGCTCGAACAGCTTGGCGCTGGTGTATTGGGTGATGTCGCGATTGACGGTAAAGGTGCCATAGGCGCCCGACCCCTTCGCGTGCACACGGCGCTCAGGGATGTTCTCGCGGTTGAAATGGGCGAGCTTCTCGATCAGGTGGAAGTCGTCGAGCAACAGCGGGCCACGCGGGCCGGCGGAACGGGAGTTCTGGTTATCGGCTACTGGCGCACCGCTGGCGGTGGTAAGAATCTTGCTCATGGGCTCTCCTTATCGGTCTTCAAGCGCCGGCTAATCGGCTTGGAGAGAGTATTGACGAGCAAGGTTACAAGGACAAATTCATTACGTGACTTGTATCAATAGAAATTAACAATATGAGCAGACACAAAAAACCGGGCACTAGGCCCGGTTCTTTGTAGCAGACAGAACGTCTTACTCAGCAGCTTCTACAGCACCGCCGACCGGACGATCAACCAGCTCGACGTACGCCATAGGCGCGTTGTCGCCAGCGCGGAAACCGCACTTCAGGATGCGCAGGTAGCCGCCCTGACGGGTGGCGTAACGCTTGCCCAGGTCGTTGAACAGTTTGCCAACAGCGGACTTCGAACGGGTACGGTCGAAGGCCAGACGACGGTTAGCAACGCTGTCTTCCTTGGCCAGGGTGATCAGCGGCTCGGCAACGCGGCGCAGTTCCTTGGCTTTCGGCAGGGTGGTTTTGATCAGCTCGTGCTCGATCAACGACACTGCCATGTTCTGGAACATAGCCTTGCGGTGAGAGCTGGTACGGCTCAGGTGACGTCCACTTTTACGATGACGCATGATTCATTCCTTACCAAACACTACGTTCGGTGATTACGACGATCAGGCGGTCGCCTTGTCGTCTTTCTTAAGACTTGCAGGCGGCCAGTTGTCGAGGCGCATGCCGAGAGACAGACCACGAGAGGCCAGGACGTCCTTGATTTCAGTCAGGGACTTCTTGCCCAGGTTAGGAGTCTTCAACAGCTCTACTTCGGTACGCTGAATCAGGTCGCCGATGTAGTAGATGTTCTCCGCCTTGAGGCAGTTGGCCGAACGTACAGTCAGTTCCAGGTCGTCAACCGGACGCAGCAGGATCGGATCGATCTCGTCTTCCTGCTCGACTACGACAGGCTCACTGTCACCTTTGAGGTCGACGAACGCGGCCAGCTGCTGTTGCAGGATGGTCGCAGCGCGGCGGATAGCCTCTTCAGGATCCAGGGTGCCGTTGGTTTCCAGATCAATGACCAGCTTGTCCAGGTTGGTACGCTGTTCAACACGGGCGTTTTCGACCACATAGGCGATACGACGCACCGGGCTGAACGAAGCGTCCAACTGCAGACGGCCAATGCTACGGCTTTCGTCTTCGTCGGTTTGACGGGAGTCGGCCGGCTCGTAACCGCGACCACGAGCTACAGTGAGCTTCATGTTCAGGGCGCCGTTCGACGCCAGGTTCGCGATTACGTGATCGGGGTTGACGATCTCGACATCGTGATCCAGCTGAATATCGGCAGCGGTAACCACCCCCGAACCCTTTTTCGACAAGGTCAGCGTAACTTCGTCACGACCGTGCAGTTTGATAGCCAGGCCTTTCAGGTTCAACAGGATTTCAATTACGTCTTCCTGTACACCTTCGATCGCGGAGTACTCGTGGAGTACGCCATCGATCTCGGCCTCGACTACTGCACAGCCAGGCATGGAGGACAACAGGATGCGGCGCAGCGCGTTGCCCAGGGTATGGCCGAAACCACGCTCGAGAGGCTCGAGCGTAATCTTGGCGCGGGTCGGACTGACTACCTGCACATCAATGTGGCGGGGAGTCAGGAACTCATTTACCGAAATCTGCATGGATGCACCTATTTTCTAGCCCTTACTTGGAGTAGAGCTCGACAATCAGGTTTTCGTTGATGTCGGCAGACAGGTCGCTGCGAGCAGGAACGTTCTTGAAAACGCCCGACTTTTTAGCAGCATCCACGTCAACCCACTCAACGCGGCCACGCTGGGCGCACAGTTCAAGGGCTTGAACAATGCGCAGCTGGGCCAGCGACTTCTCGCGGACCGCGACCACGTCACCCGGACGAACTTGGTAGGATGGAATGTTTACAGTCTTACCGTTGACGCTGATCGCTTTGTGCGAAACCAGCTGACGGGATTCGGAACGAGTCGAACCGAAGCCCATACGGTAGACGACGTTATCCAGACGGCACTCGAGCAGTTGCAGCAGGTTCTCACCGGTTGCGCCTTTTTTCGAGGCTGCAGCTTGGTAGTAACCGCGGAACTGACGCTCCAGAACACCGTAGATACGACGAACTTTTTGTTTCTCGCGCAGCTGGGTACCGTAGTCGGACTGACGGCCACGGCGCTGGCCGTGGATACCTGGGGCTGCTTCGATGTTGCACTTCGATTCCAGAGCGCGAACGCCGCTCTTCAGGAACAGATCGGTGCCTTCACGACGAGACAGTTTGCATTTTGGACCAATGTAACGTGCCATTCTTCTGTCTCCTGATTACACGCGACGCTTCTTCGGCGGACGGCACCCGTTATGCGGGATTGGCGTCACGTCGGTGATGCTGGCGATCTTGTAGCCGCAGCTGTTCAGTGCACGAACGGCGGATTCACGACCCGGACCTGGACCCTTGACGTTGACGTCGAGGTTCTTCAGGCCGTATTCCAGCGCAGCTTGACCAGCACGTTCAGCAGCAATCTGGGCTGCGAACGGGGTGGATTTGCGCGAACCACGGAAACCCGAACCACCGGAGGTCGCCCAGGACAAAGCATTGCCCTGACGGTCGGTGATGGTCACGATGGTGTTGTTGAAAGAAGCGTGGATGTGGGCGATGCCATCAACCACTGTCTTTTTGACTTTCTTACGAGGACGAGCAGCAGGTTTTGCCATGTCTATATTCCTGGGCGGTTACTTGCGGATCGGCTTACGCGGGCCCTTACGGGTGCGTGCGTTGGTCTTGGTGCGCTGACCGCGAACCGGCAGACCTTTACGATGACGCAGGCCGCGGTAGCAACCCAGGTCCATCAAGCGCTTGATCTTCATGTTGATGTCACGACGCAGGTCACCTTCGGTGGTGAACTTCGCAACTTCGCCACGCAGGGTTTCGATTTGCTCGTCGCTCAGATCCTTGATCTTAGCGGCTGGGTTTACACCAGCGTCTGCACAGATCTTCTGTGCAGTTGTGCGACCGACACCATAGATGTAGGTCAGCGAGATAACAGTATGCTTGTTATCTGGAATGTTGACGCCTGCAATACGGGCCATTCAGTGGGACTCCAATTGACAGCTACCTACGCCCCGGAAGCCAAGAAATAGGGCGCGAGATAATATCGCTGTAGAAACGAATAATCAACCCAGCAGCACACTAGCTGCTGGGTTTGAAGCGCAGATCACACTCAGCCTTGGCGCTGTTTGTGACGCGGTTCCGCGCTGCAGATCACTCGAACGACGCCTTCGCGACGGATGATCTTGCAGTTACGGCACAGCTTTTTCACCGATGCACGAACTTTCATTACCGACTCCTCGAACCTTAGGGGCGTATCAGCGCAGCAAACCGCTGCCACCGTAGCCTTTCAGGTTGGCTTTCTTCATCAGGGATTCGTACTGGTGCGAAACGAGGTGCGATTGTACTTGGGACATGAAGTCCATCACAACCACTACCACAATCAGCAACGAGGTCCCGCCAAGGTAGAACGGCACATTTGCTGCCACCACCAGGAACTGGGGCAGAAGGCAGACGGCCATCATGTAAAGAGCACCGAACATGGTCAAACGGGTCAGAACGCCATCAATGTAGCGTGCCGACTGCTCACCAGGACGGATACCCGGAATAAAGGCACCGGACTTCTTCAGGTTTTCCGCTACGTCTTTCGGGTTGAACATCAACGCTGTGTAGAAGAAGCAGAAGAAAATGATCCCTGCACTAAACAGCAAAATGTTCAACGGCTGACCAGGAGCGATCGACTGCGAGATGTCCTGCAGCCAGCCCATACCTTCGGACTGACCGAACCAGGCACCCAGCGAAGCCGGGAACAGCAAAATGCTGCTTGCGAAAATGGCCGGGATAACCCCCGCCATGTTCACTTTCAACGGCAAGTGGCTGGTCTGCGCAGCAAAAACCTTACGGCCCTGCTGACGCTTGGCGTAGTGAACGGCGATACGACGCTGACCACGCTCAATGAACACCACAAAACCGATAATCGCTACTGCCAGCAAACCGATAGCGACCAGGGCGAAAATGTTGATATCGCCTGTACGCGCAGACTCGAAAGACTGCCCGATTGCTCTCGGAAGACCGGCAACGATACCTGCGAAGATCAACATCGAGATACCGTTGCCCACACCGCGCTCGGTGATCTGCTCGCCCAGCCACATCATGAACATCGCGCCTGCCACGAACGTGGAGACGGCAACGACATGGAAGCCCAGGCCCGCAGAAAACGCCACGCCCTGGTTGGCCAGGCCAATGGACATGCCAATGGCTTGAACCAGTGCCAGGATAACGGTGCCGTAGCGGGTGTACTGGCTGATCTTGCGACGGCCAGCTTCACCTTCCTTCTTCAACTGCTCCAGTTGCGGGCTGACCGCCGTCATCAGCTGCATGATGATCGATGCCGAAATGTACGGCATGATCCCCAGTGCAAAGATGCTCATGCGCTCAAGCGCGCCACCGGAAAACATGTTGAACAAGCTAAGAATGGTCCCCTCATTCTGCCGAAACAGATCCGCCAGACGGTCCGGATTGATGCCTGGAACCGGGATATGTGCACCTATCCGATAGACGATGATCGCCATGAACAGAAAGCGCAGACGAGCCCAGAGTTCCGACATCCCGCCCTTACCGAGCGAAGAGAGAGCACCTTGCTTAGCCATTTATTCCTCGAATTTGCCGCCAGCTGCTTCGATAGCCGCACGCGCACCCTTGGTGGCTGCGATGCCCTTGATGGTGACTGCGCGAGTAACTTCGCCAGACAGCATGATTTTCACACGCTGAATGTGCTGGTTGATCACGTTGGCATCCTTCAAGGATTGCACGGAGATCACGTCGCCTTCCACTTTGGCCAGCTCGGACAGACGCACTTCGGCGCGATCCATGGCTTTCAGGGAAACGAAGCCGAATTTCGGCAGACGACGGTGCAGCGGCTGTTGACCGCCTTCGAAGCCCGGAGCGATCGAACCACCCGAACGGGAGGTCTGACCTTTGTGGCCACGGCCGCCGGTTTTACCCAGACCGCTACCGATACCACGACCCGGACGATGCTTCTCGCGACGGGAACCCGGCGCTGGACTCAGATCATTGAGTTTCATCGATTAACCCTCGACGCGCAGCATGTAGTAAGCCTTGTTGATCATCCCGCGATTCTCGGGAGTATCCTGGACTTCTACAGTGTGACCGATGCGACGCAGACCCAGGCCCTTAACACACAGTTTGTGGTTAGGCAGACGGCCCGAGACGCTCTTGATCAGCGTTACTTTTACGGTTGCCATGATCAGAAGATCTCCTCGACGCTCTTGCCGCGCTTGGCAGCAATGGATTCAGGAGATTGCATGGCTTTCAGACCCTTGAAAGTGGCGTAAACCACGTTCACTGGGTTGGTCGAACCGTAGCACTTGGCCAGAACGTTCTGAACACCAGCAACTTCCAGGACAGCACGCATTGCGCCACCGGCGATGATACCGGTACCTTCCGAGGCAGGCTGCATGTAAACCTTCGAGGCGCCGTGGGCAGCCTTGGTGGCGTACTGCAGGGTGGTGCCCTTCAGGTCAACCTGGATCATGTTGCGGCGAGCAGCTTCCATGGCTTTCTGAATCGCAGCAGGTACTTCGCGCGATTTGCCACGGCCGAAGCCGACACGACCTTTACCATCACCTACCACGGTCAACGCGGTGAAGGTGAAGATACGGCCGCCTTTTACGGTCTTGGCAACGCGGTTAACTTGAACCAGCTTCTCGATGTAGCCTTCGTCGCGCTTTTGATCGTTATTTGCCATAACTTAGAACTCCAGCCCGCCTTCACGAGCAGCATCAGCCAGCGCTTTGACGCGGCCATGGTACTTGAAGCCGGAACGGTCAAAGGCAACTTGAGATACACCGGCGGCTTTCGCACGCTCAGCTACCAGCTTGCCAACCTTAGTGGCCGCGTCGATGTTGCCAGTGGCGCCATCACGCAGGTCTTTGTCCAAGGTCGAGGCGCTTGCCAGAACCTTGCTGCCGTCGGCCGAAATGACCTGGGCGTAGATGTGCTGCGAGGAGCGGAACACGCACAGGCGCACGACTTCGAGTTCGTGCATCTTGAGACGTGCTTTGCGAGCGCGACGCAGTCGAATAACTTTTTTGTCGGTCATTTACTAGGCCCTACTTCTTCTTGGCTTCTTTACGACGGACTACTTCGTCCGCGTAACGCACACCTTTGCCTTTGTAAGGCTCTGGCGGACGGAAGTCGCGGATTTCAGCGGCCACCTGACCTACCAGCTGCTTGTCGATACCCTTGATCAGGATGTCGGTCTGGCTAGGCGTTTCAGCGGTGATACCGGCTGGCAGTTCGTAGTCCACTGGGTGCGAGAAGCCCAGGGCCAGGTTCAGGACGGTGCCTTTAGCCTGTGCCTTGTAACCAACACCGACCAGCTGGAGCTTACGCTCGAAGCCTTGGCTTACGCCCTGGACCATGTTGTTAACCAGAGCGCGGGTGGTACCGGCCATGGCACGAGCTTGCTGGTCACCATTGCGAGCGACGAAACGCAGCTCACCAGACTCTTCGGTAACTTCAACAGACGAGTGAACGTTCAGTTCGAGAGTGCCCTTGGCACCCTTCACCGAAAGCTGCTGACCTGCGAATTTGACTTCGACACCGGACGGCAGCTTAACGGG
It contains:
- the rplQ gene encoding 50S ribosomal protein L17 — translated: MRHRKSGRHLSRTSSHRKAMFQNMAVSLIEHELIKTTLPKAKELRRVAEPLITLAKEDSVANRRLAFDRTRSKSAVGKLFNDLGKRYATRQGGYLRILKCGFRAGDNAPMAYVELVDRPVGGAVEAAE
- a CDS encoding DNA-directed RNA polymerase subunit alpha; this encodes MQISVNEFLTPRHIDVQVVSPTRAKITLEPLERGFGHTLGNALRRILLSSMPGCAVVEAEIDGVLHEYSAIEGVQEDVIEILLNLKGLAIKLHGRDEVTLTLSKKGSGVVTAADIQLDHDVEIVNPDHVIANLASNGALNMKLTVARGRGYEPADSRQTDEDESRSIGRLQLDASFSPVRRIAYVVENARVEQRTNLDKLVIDLETNGTLDPEEAIRRAATILQQQLAAFVDLKGDSEPVVVEQEDEIDPILLRPVDDLELTVRSANCLKAENIYYIGDLIQRTEVELLKTPNLGKKSLTEIKDVLASRGLSLGMRLDNWPPASLKKDDKATA
- the secY gene encoding preprotein translocase subunit SecY; protein product: MAKQGALSSLGKGGMSELWARLRFLFMAIIVYRIGAHIPVPGINPDRLADLFRQNEGTILSLFNMFSGGALERMSIFALGIMPYISASIIMQLMTAVSPQLEQLKKEGEAGRRKISQYTRYGTVILALVQAIGMSIGLANQGVAFSAGLGFHVVAVSTFVAGAMFMMWLGEQITERGVGNGISMLIFAGIVAGLPRAIGQSFESARTGDINIFALVAIGLLAVAIIGFVVFIERGQRRIAVHYAKRQQGRKVFAAQTSHLPLKVNMAGVIPAIFASSILLFPASLGAWFGQSEGMGWLQDISQSIAPGQPLNILLFSAGIIFFCFFYTALMFNPKDVAENLKKSGAFIPGIRPGEQSARYIDGVLTRLTMFGALYMMAVCLLPQFLVVAANVPFYLGGTSLLIVVVVVMDFMSQVQSHLVSHQYESLMKKANLKGYGGSGLLR
- the rpmJ gene encoding 50S ribosomal protein L36, translating into MKVRASVKKLCRNCKIIRREGVVRVICSAEPRHKQRQG
- the rpsM gene encoding 30S ribosomal protein S13; the encoded protein is MARIAGVNIPDNKHTVISLTYIYGVGRTTAQKICADAGVNPAAKIKDLSDEQIETLRGEVAKFTTEGDLRRDINMKIKRLMDLGCYRGLRHRKGLPVRGQRTKTNARTRKGPRKPIRK
- the rpsD gene encoding 30S ribosomal protein S4, producing the protein MARYIGPKCKLSRREGTDLFLKSGVRALESKCNIEAAPGIHGQRRGRQSDYGTQLREKQKVRRIYGVLERQFRGYYQAAASKKGATGENLLQLLECRLDNVVYRMGFGSTRSESRQLVSHKAISVNGKTVNIPSYQVRPGDVVAVREKSLAQLRIVQALELCAQRGRVEWVDVDAAKKSGVFKNVPARSDLSADINENLIVELYSK
- the rplO gene encoding 50S ribosomal protein L15; the protein is MKLNDLSPAPGSRREKHRPGRGIGSGLGKTGGRGHKGQTSRSGGSIAPGFEGGQQPLHRRLPKFGFVSLKAMDRAEVRLSELAKVEGDVISVQSLKDANVINQHIQRVKIMLSGEVTRAVTIKGIAATKGARAAIEAAGGKFEE
- the rpsE gene encoding 30S ribosomal protein S5, producing MANNDQKRDEGYIEKLVQVNRVAKTVKGGRIFTFTALTVVGDGKGRVGFGRGKSREVPAAIQKAMEAARRNMIQVDLKGTTLQYATKAAHGASKVYMQPASEGTGIIAGGAMRAVLEVAGVQNVLAKCYGSTNPVNVVYATFKGLKAMQSPESIAAKRGKSVEEIF
- the rpmD gene encoding 50S ribosomal protein L30, producing MATVKVTLIKSVSGRLPNHKLCVKGLGLRRIGHTVEVQDTPENRGMINKAYYMLRVEG
- the rplR gene encoding 50S ribosomal protein L18 — translated: MTDKKVIRLRRARKARLKMHELEVVRLCVFRSSQHIYAQVISADGSKVLASASTLDKDLRDGATGNIDAATKVGKLVAERAKAAGVSQVAFDRSGFKYHGRVKALADAAREGGLEF
- the rplF gene encoding 50S ribosomal protein L6, translating into MSRVAKNPVKLPSGVEVKFAGQQLSVKGAKGTLELNVHSSVEVTEESGELRFVARNGDQQARAMAGTTRALVNNMVQGVSQGFERKLQLVGVGYKAQAKGTVLNLALGFSHPVDYELPAGITAETPSQTDILIKGIDKQLVGQVAAEIRDFRPPEPYKGKGVRYADEVVRRKEAKKK
- the rpsK gene encoding 30S ribosomal protein S11; protein product: MAKPAARPRKKVKKTVVDGIAHIHASFNNTIVTITDRQGNALSWATSGGSGFRGSRKSTPFAAQIAAERAGQAALEYGLKNLDVNVKGPGPGRESAVRALNSCGYKIASITDVTPIPHNGCRPPKKRRV